AAGGTCGATAGGCGGCCCAGACCATCCACCGCAGCGGCCTGCACTTCCTCGGCAGTTCCCTTGCCGGCGGCATTGACGCGGATGGAGTGGCATCCCAGTTTCTTGGCGGCCTCTACCCAGCGGTAGTGGTTCTCCACGGCCTTGATCCGTTCTGCTTCGTCGGTGGCTCCGAGATGGCCTTCACCATCGATCATGATCAGGACGTTTTGCACGCCATGGTCGCTCGCACGCTTGTTGAGTTCCTGCAGGTAGGCATCGTCCTGTGCCTTGTCCTTGAAGAACTGGTTGACATATTCGACGGCGGAGATCCCGAATTCCTTCTGGGCGATCATGGGGAAGTCGAGGTTGTCCATCTTGCCGTCGAAGAGTTCCTTGTGAAGGGACCACTGGGCGAGCGAGATAGAGAAGAATAGGGGCGTGGAGACTTCGGCGACGGCCACGGCCTGGTCGGAGGTCTGTCCGGCGTTTTCTCCGGCGCAGGCCTGGAGGAACCAGGACCCGGCCATGACTCCGGCTCCGGCAAATGCAGATTTTTTCAGGAAGTCCCTTCGGTTTTGGGGCATAGCGATTCGTAGTTTCTAGTGTTTTGGCTTCCCCAGCCACTGCTGGGGGGATTCTTTTCAGATGTCGGAATGTACAAAAAAACTCCCCATTTACCGTCCTGCACCTTCCAGTTTCCCCATTCGGCCGGTTGCTTCGAAACCTCGTCATACAATTTCCGGACCGGGGAGTTAATAGAATCGGAAAGACCACTTTATCCTTCTCATTCTGAATTCACAACTCCATGACCCGATTTCTGACGCCCCTCATCCTCTTCCTCTTCCTCTACATCCTGCCCCTTCAGGCCCAGCAATCCGACTGGAAACTCGAGAAGTCCAAGGACGGGATCGAGATCTATACCCGTTCGGTTCCCGGCTCCGGCTTCAAGGAATTCCGGGGCATCGCCCAGCTCGAGGGCTCGCTGCAGTCCGTCGTGGCCGTCCTGCAAGATGCCGACAAATTCGAGGACTGGATGCCCAGCACCAAGCGCTCCAACCTGATCGAGGCCCCTTCGAGCGGTCACAAGATCATGTATGTGGAGACCTCGGCGCCCTTTCCCGTATCCAATCGGGATGGCGTCTATCACTATACATTTGGGGATGTCACCGATGCGGGCAGCCGCGTCGAGATCGATGTGCAGGCCGTCCCCGGCCATCTACCCGAAAAGAAGGGGATTGTGCGTATCCAGCATACGCAGGGCAAGTGGGTGATCACCCAGACGGCTCCCGACCGGGTACAGGTGCTCTATCAGGTGCATTCGGAGCCGGGCGGAAGCATCCCCAGCTGGTTGGCCAACAGTGCCGTGGTGGACATCCCATTTGAGACCCTCAAGCGCCTACAGGAGCGCATCCGGATGCCCGAATATCAAGTACGCTAGTTCTCGTTCAACACCACATGGCTCGCCCGGTGTGTCCCCAGCTGATGCTGGCGGGCCTTCCGGCGGACCTGGGCCGCCCATAGGTGGGCACAGCCGGCTCCGGCACAGACCTTCACGCGTCTCCGCTCCAGACGCATCGGATCAAATCGGCAGACCCGGATCAGATATACCTCCCAATGATTTCCCGACTCGACCACCTGCGTCAGCACATGGGCCTCACGCATCCAGTCCCGCATCTGCAGAAACAGCAAATCCAGGGAAGTACCGAGCCTTCCGGGCACCGGCATGTGTCGGAAATGGGGAAAATCACTTTCGGAATAAGGCATATACCTGAGGTTGAATCTAGCTAGCGGTCGCAAATATACGGATATTTCACCGAGTGGGTAGTCCGGTAAGTGTACCAAAATCGCGGGTTCGGCAACTTCGCCCGTCGATTTATGGCCCGATTTTTTCCCGTAACTTGATCCTGAATCCATATTCCATGATCAAGCGCGTCTTCCTCATCATCCTGTCCATCGCACTTGTGGTCGCTGGCGGCATCCTGCTACTCACGCTCCGGGACTTCCCCTTCCCACATGCGGAAACCGAATCCGAACACCATCTCATCGTCCAGCAGATGGAGCGAATCGGCAAGGTCGAACTGGTCAAATACCACTATCAGGACATCGTCCGCCACGAGATCAAGCAGACCTGGCTCCCCGACCCCAAGGTGCTGCTGGTCGTGCAGGGCGAAGCGGTCGGCTGTGTCGATTTCGCCCAGATCGACAGCACGCGCATCCAACTCGTGGGCGACACCCTCGAGATAGACCTACCCGATCCCGAACTCTGCCACGTGGCCATAGACCACCGCAACTCCCGCGTCTTCGATACCGAGTACACCCTTTTCTCCACGGCGGAACTCGTCGACGAGGCCTATCGGGCCGCGGAGCGGGAACTGGAGTTGGCGGCACTCCGCAGCGGGATCATCGAGCAGACCCGCGATCAGGCACAGACGTTCCTGGCCCCCATCCTCGCCACGATCTCCGGCAAGCCCGTCAAGTTTCGGTTTGCCCAGACAGTGCTTCCCCCCCAACATACATGGCCGGCACCTTCCCCCGATATGAGGAAGATCCCGGCCGATTGATCCTTGCTGGGTCATGATGATTTGGGCGTGCCCCGGCGTGCTCGGCATCCGGTTCCTTCCAGGGCGGAGAGTCGCCGGGTCAGCGTCTTGCAGGCTCGCTGTTCGCTCGGTCCCTCCGCCGATGGCTCCGGGACTTCGGCTGCGCCTCACCTTCCAGGTGCTTCACGCCGCACCCACCAGCCGCACACCGAGCAGATGGGGTTCCCTACCACCTGAACTGCACCCCGACTCGCAGGTCCCGCGTGCGGGGATAGGCGCCTGTATCGAGTCCCATCACGCCCATGGGGTGTTGCGAGCCCAGATTCACCTCGGGATCGTAGCCTGTGTATCCCGTCCACGTCCAGAGATTCTGCACGGCGGTATAGACCGCCAGATCCTTGATCTTCCATTTGGCCGTCCATCGGCTAGGCAGGGTCCATCCAAGCCGTAGGTTCTGCAACCTCGCAAATGCCCCCGACTCCACCAGCAGATCCGTGATCCGGTCCTCTCCCGCCTGCTGCGGACGGGGCGCCTGTGCATCCGGACGATCCGGTGTCCAGTAATCCAGTGCATCCGCATACACCTGATTGGCCCCCGAAAGGCGCTGGAACCCGTCCAGGCGAGTCATGTTCAGCACCTCATGTCCCCATGCGCTAGAGAAGTCCGCAGAGAGCGCCCAGCCCTTCCAACCGAATTGCAGGCTCACCAGTCCCAACCAGTCAGGCTGCGCACTCCCCAATACCGTCTGGTCTTCCGGGCCGATCTGGCCATCTCCGCTGAGGTCCACGATCCGGATATCCCCCGGCTGCTTGCCCGGCTCGGAGATCGGGTCCCCGACTTGGTAGAGTCCATCGGTCCGGTATCCCCAGAATGATCCCAAGGGCTCCCCTTCCACCACGGCGACCCCCGGCAGATCGGGAGATTCGGTCAAGGTCGCTCCGGCCGACTGCACGGTGTTCCATTGGCGGGTCAGCGACACATTCCAGGTCACCCGGAAATCCGAAGATCGGAGGTGGCCGCCCAACTCGGCTTCCCAGCCGCGGTTCAGGACCGCGCCGATCTGGGTCAGTTGCCATGCCTGATTGGCCAAGTAGGGCATCAGGACTTGGCTGCGGTCCCGTTGGTAGACAGAGATGGAACCCGTCAATCGATGACCCAGCAAGGCGAAGTCCAAGCCGCCTCCCAGTGTCTCCTGACGTTCCCAAGCCCATTGATCCGGCGGCAGGATACGCCACCACCATCCACTGCCGAGCATTCCGCCATTGAGCCAGCCTTCGCCCGAGATCTGTCCATTGACCATGGGAAGGAAAGGCAATTGCCCATTTCGCCCCCAATCGACATGCAGCTTCAGGCGATTCACCGAGGGAGACGACAGGAACGGCTCTTCAGCCAGATTCCAGCCTAGCGAGACATTTGGCAGGATCAGCGACGAGCCACCTGAACCGGGTATCCATGCAGTGGCAGCTCCGATCCCCACATCCACTAGATAACGGTTGCGGTAGCCATAGCGGCCCATCAAATGGTTGGTCCAGACGAGTCGGTTTTCCTCGATCGTCCAAGTATCGTCCGCCGTGCCACGGTCCCACATATCGACACCGGATCGTCCCATCGAGACATGCCCCTCATTTTGCCAAGCCAGACCATCCAGATCTGTGGTCAACACAAGGCGCAGGCGATGCTGGTTGCGATACGCCCTGAAGGACAATCGTTCCCGTAGGTAGAGCTGCCGCCATCCCACTTCGGACTGAAATTGCCGCCCCATCCATTGGGAAGCATAGGCAAATTCGGCCGGATCATACTGGCGGCGGCGCCATTGGTAGTCCGAGACACTCGCAATACTGGACAAGTGCCAACTCGGGCGGAAATTCCAATCGGCAGAAACCCGGGCCCACAACCAGTTGTTCCATGTCCGCGGTGCCACGCCCTCTGCCAATGCCAGCGGATTGTCCTGCACTGCCCCTTCCAGCGGCCATTGACGTCCGAGGTCCGTATTCCATTCCCCATCGGCTCCCACTACCGGAGCCGATGGCAGTGCCAACAGCGCTTGCAGGATTGGGTTGGGAGCGGCGGCATCCCACGTATTCACCAAGGGCTGATCCAACCTCAGGGACATTCCCCGAACGGAGGCCTTCAAGACCAGATTCTTCAATTCCAATTGGCCATTCAGCCCGAGGTGTGCTTGGTGCCATTGCTCTCCGGGGAGGATCCCCGTGCCGTGTTCATACTGCGTATTGCCCCAAATCCGGAGCGCCTTGCGGTTGTATGCCAGCCGGGCATCTAGCCCCTGCCGCCAACCGGTGCGGAACAGCGCACGTTGCCAATCGGTCCCGGTAGGGGAGGAGAGCGCGGGGAGTTCGGAGGATATCCCTGTCCCCTGGAGAGCTGCCAGCTGCAGTTCCCTCAGTCCTTCGGCATCTGCCAATTCTGGAAGTCGCATCGCTTGGGAAGCACTCGTCCACATACCGACATCTCCTTGCCACTTCTTGCCGTGCGGAGCGTTTTTGGTGGTGATGAGGATCACGCCATTGGCCCCGCGGCTCCCATAGATGGCAGAGGCTGCAGCATCCTTCAGGACGCTGATGGACTGGATCTCATCGGGCGGGATAAGTGAGAGCGGATCTCCCATCGTGCCACTCTGACCGGAGACGGTTCCGGGTCCCTGATGCGGCGCGTTTGGCACCGGCACTCCATCGATCACGACCAAGGGAGCATTTCCGCCCGAAACCGAGCCCAATCCCCGTATCCGGACTTCCCGGGCCTGGCCGGGAGTCGGGGCGGTCTGGAGGATCTGCACCCCCGGAACTTGTCCGAGTAGCGATGACTGGACGGAGGAGGTGTTGACCGTGGCGACCGCACCCGTCAAGGCATGCTTGTTGACGGTTCCATACCCCACTACGACCACCTCTTCGAGGCTCATCTCAGACATGCTAGCGAATGTCACCTCAGCCAAGTTTCTCACCTTCACTCCATCGATATAGTATGTGGTACTAGCCGCCTGAGCTCCTCGAATCGAGAGGAGCTGACCAGCTCCGACCGCGGTATTGTCCACGCCCTCGGGGAGGGGGAGGGGCTGTGTCACCTCCTCCGCCGGAGTCGTATCGTTC
Above is a genomic segment from Pontibacter sp. G13 containing:
- a CDS encoding DUF4230 domain-containing protein — protein: MIKRVFLIILSIALVVAGGILLLTLRDFPFPHAETESEHHLIVQQMERIGKVELVKYHYQDIVRHEIKQTWLPDPKVLLVVQGEAVGCVDFAQIDSTRIQLVGDTLEIDLPDPELCHVAIDHRNSRVFDTEYTLFSTAELVDEAYRAAERELELAALRSGIIEQTRDQAQTFLAPILATISGKPVKFRFAQTVLPPQHTWPAPSPDMRKIPAD
- a CDS encoding START domain-containing protein codes for the protein MTRFLTPLILFLFLYILPLQAQQSDWKLEKSKDGIEIYTRSVPGSGFKEFRGIAQLEGSLQSVVAVLQDADKFEDWMPSTKRSNLIEAPSSGHKIMYVETSAPFPVSNRDGVYHYTFGDVTDAGSRVEIDVQAVPGHLPEKKGIVRIQHTQGKWVITQTAPDRVQVLYQVHSEPGGSIPSWLANSAVVDIPFETLKRLQERIRMPEYQVR
- a CDS encoding SusC/RagA family TonB-linked outer membrane protein; protein product: MIRTLIVSLLLLVAARVPHAFAQEDRTLAPYFHVQSDDPSLDALPLKHTEAAVDIAGVIADVRIRQIYQNEGTRPISATYLFPGSTRAALYGLTMQVGDRRIRAEIQERQQARKTYETAVEQGKTASLLEQQRPNVFQMEVGNILPGDSIVIELSYTELIVPEEGVYEFVYPTVVGPRYQAPASAEVVADEMTPTLEGVPYTPKGTAPVYTFGFGARIAAGLPVQEVESPSHDFLLVQGEEGQIYLKLDSTELDGGNRDLVLRYRLRGEQIEDGLLTYDHGDEQYFLWMVQPPKRVVPDEIPPREYVFIFDVSGSMHGFPLDTSKELFRKLMKDLREYDRFNLMLFAGGNAVLFEEGSQLATPANRTLAQEFLENQQGGGGTQILPALKRGLNLPVPSGYARTFVVCTDGYVSVEQEAYDLIRAHLKDANIFPFGIGSSVNRYIIEGMAKAGLGEPQVVLGPEEAEAKAEKFRSFILSPVLTDIEVDFGGMEVYDVEPLSVADVFAERPLVIFGKYRGELSGTLSVTGATGAGAWSQETDLDATSPDPRNRALRYLWARERIRNLDDFAGRMGVDSTLQAEITELGLTYGLLTQYTSFVAVDERVRNDTTPAEEVTQPLPLPEGVDNTAVGAGQLLSIRGAQAASTTYYIDGVKVRNLAEVTFASMSEMSLEEVVVVGYGTVNKHALTGAVATVNTSSVQSSLLGQVPGVQILQTAPTPGQAREVRIRGLGSVSGGNAPLVVIDGVPVPNAPHQGPGTVSGQSGTMGDPLSLIPPDEIQSISVLKDAAASAIYGSRGANGVILITTKNAPHGKKWQGDVGMWTSASQAMRLPELADAEGLRELQLAALQGTGISSELPALSSPTGTDWQRALFRTGWRQGLDARLAYNRKALRIWGNTQYEHGTGILPGEQWHQAHLGLNGQLELKNLVLKASVRGMSLRLDQPLVNTWDAAAPNPILQALLALPSAPVVGADGEWNTDLGRQWPLEGAVQDNPLALAEGVAPRTWNNWLWARVSADWNFRPSWHLSSIASVSDYQWRRRQYDPAEFAYASQWMGRQFQSEVGWRQLYLRERLSFRAYRNQHRLRLVLTTDLDGLAWQNEGHVSMGRSGVDMWDRGTADDTWTIEENRLVWTNHLMGRYGYRNRYLVDVGIGAATAWIPGSGGSSLILPNVSLGWNLAEEPFLSSPSVNRLKLHVDWGRNGQLPFLPMVNGQISGEGWLNGGMLGSGWWWRILPPDQWAWERQETLGGGLDFALLGHRLTGSISVYQRDRSQVLMPYLANQAWQLTQIGAVLNRGWEAELGGHLRSSDFRVTWNVSLTRQWNTVQSAGATLTESPDLPGVAVVEGEPLGSFWGYRTDGLYQVGDPISEPGKQPGDIRIVDLSGDGQIGPEDQTVLGSAQPDWLGLVSLQFGWKGWALSADFSSAWGHEVLNMTRLDGFQRLSGANQVYADALDYWTPDRPDAQAPRPQQAGEDRITDLLVESGAFARLQNLRLGWTLPSRWTAKWKIKDLAVYTAVQNLWTWTGYTGYDPEVNLGSQHPMGVMGLDTGAYPRTRDLRVGVQFRW
- a CDS encoding sugar phosphate isomerase/epimerase family protein produces the protein MPQNRRDFLKKSAFAGAGVMAGSWFLQACAGENAGQTSDQAVAVAEVSTPLFFSISLAQWSLHKELFDGKMDNLDFPMIAQKEFGISAVEYVNQFFKDKAQDDAYLQELNKRASDHGVQNVLIMIDGEGHLGATDEAERIKAVENHYRWVEAAKKLGCHSIRVNAAGKGTAEEVQAAAVDGLGRLSTFAQDFGLNVIVENHGGYSSNGEWLSGTIGQVGMDNCGTLPDFGNFCITRGEDGCDDEYDRYLGLQQLMPFAKGVSAKSHDFDEQGNEIHTDYAKMLQLVKDAGYTGYIGVEYEGSKLSEYEGIKATKALLERIGSQIG